One segment of Ignavibacteria bacterium DNA contains the following:
- a CDS encoding T9SS type A sorting domain-containing protein gives MKVLVNVLIASFLAIVTVNAQNTATWEVWRDADLFRLSTHATDSVTYTLEGGVLTLRFELREAFRSRPTRRLQITIPNFTGIKNYDPTTGTTTYWENFSTTEKCACFDHAINDVNITRYDSVRKEIAGTFNWKCVSNVSGTEINYRIRNGSFDVGAAKIALELTPKDSIVVASLANDTTLRVTVNAKNGTTPLEGARIFVNNKVEEVGPTYTEKGTTNAAGVFVYDFPFRKNTPPGNYVISVVAEKTDLRKSDTTKVTVYWGNRIWNYKCAGINVLEFDAGEGREWKPETEGSSTLKSNGPVTIGGVIKVDGAVSINTTAGQNRVFIENGTRIVIPNVRFSASETSDLLLTNIVDGGILPLPDCDGIIKFAAGLAAKKLNKKMPGGVELTLEEFKIINRADAKGISIKGKITVAQAKVGCDAVADSAGGFEVPDDARQGLAIGVTVTTAGWESLSFEAEAIALTHSVCMNQFAVNADFVNEIYSLAGKFTFPVKGSEISLGGGVLFKNNPSNPDKKLHFDSLVATLELGECKPIPQTPLCFKALSLSTSGWSNPNANGRAVRAAVTLNSIEQVILDRARWIETLFGEPTICELEGTVEYRHPLIFTGSIGAKFFKLKKISASKPWQMEGLHTAYVDFNNSIGISGSYRIGHLGLDDYFLSANGAMTFFWNPTIGASATVTGLIRIPAPGPEVLDIPVGGTILRFMSLSGLIPQTLGTASASVLVNEDNGFRITASVDVTQHPIDFVRSFGRMSMDFKFKDTLSFTTRRDTLGAMRVSRKLEDLAQGAAQPVDTIIVDNTIERVFVMISGKTTAPVSRLTSPDGTNYDATSPDSTVQRFSTPGNEMTAWTIVNPVEGNWILTLTSPQEGDEVEVTSNRKSTAFAISSTAADRTATVTWEPTTHTSSSDEVRIFLDTDMSGYNGVFVGQVAENAGTYTFTVPDEMTECTYYFHATRNVAGQPLTSAYATTPITTAGTGVASPIEVRAVSNQSGRTSVSWRMSPGSLVNGFLIYVRDSEGVDSLYATAFAEDRLVMIDIVNHAAKQIVIIAFDKNGSRGCATQALPITTGIEEEQYVVTGENSQIDASIVPNPTNGHTTIRFTCGADVRASATIDIITVVGQKIATLIVADPSTGWNQVEWDARGVNAGTYYVRIEHSNGQAIVPIVVVK, from the coding sequence ATGAAGGTCCTTGTAAACGTCTTGATCGCTTCGTTCCTTGCGATTGTAACGGTAAACGCGCAGAATACTGCCACGTGGGAAGTATGGCGAGACGCCGATCTCTTTAGACTGAGCACCCATGCAACAGACTCAGTTACCTACACGCTTGAGGGCGGAGTGCTTACGCTCCGATTTGAACTCCGAGAGGCGTTTCGATCACGTCCAACCCGTCGTTTGCAGATCACGATCCCGAATTTTACCGGGATCAAGAACTACGACCCAACTACAGGCACTACAACGTATTGGGAGAACTTCTCTACTACGGAGAAGTGTGCGTGTTTCGATCATGCTATCAACGATGTGAACATCACACGGTATGATTCGGTACGCAAGGAGATCGCCGGTACGTTCAACTGGAAGTGTGTATCAAACGTGAGTGGGACGGAGATCAACTACCGTATACGTAACGGATCGTTTGATGTAGGTGCTGCGAAGATCGCATTGGAACTCACACCCAAGGACTCCATTGTTGTTGCAAGCCTTGCCAATGACACCACACTGCGAGTAACAGTAAACGCAAAGAATGGAACAACTCCCCTCGAGGGAGCTCGGATCTTTGTCAATAACAAAGTAGAAGAAGTCGGCCCTACCTACACGGAAAAAGGCACCACCAACGCTGCGGGTGTTTTTGTCTATGACTTTCCATTCCGCAAGAACACGCCCCCTGGCAACTATGTAATCTCTGTTGTCGCAGAAAAAACAGATCTGCGCAAGAGTGATACCACAAAGGTGACGGTGTATTGGGGCAATCGTATCTGGAACTATAAGTGCGCTGGAATAAACGTCTTGGAATTCGACGCTGGTGAAGGACGCGAATGGAAGCCCGAGACTGAAGGATCATCTACGCTGAAGTCCAATGGACCTGTGACCATCGGCGGCGTGATAAAGGTTGATGGCGCTGTCAGTATCAACACCACTGCTGGTCAGAACAGAGTCTTTATTGAGAATGGTACTCGAATCGTCATTCCGAATGTGCGATTCTCGGCATCAGAGACATCAGACCTTCTGCTAACGAACATCGTAGATGGCGGCATACTTCCTCTTCCGGACTGTGATGGCATCATCAAGTTCGCTGCCGGACTTGCCGCAAAAAAACTCAATAAGAAAATGCCGGGTGGTGTTGAACTCACACTCGAAGAATTCAAGATCATCAATCGTGCCGATGCGAAGGGAATATCGATCAAGGGGAAGATCACTGTTGCACAAGCCAAGGTTGGATGTGATGCCGTAGCAGATTCAGCAGGGGGCTTTGAAGTTCCCGATGATGCGCGTCAAGGCCTCGCCATCGGCGTTACAGTAACCACAGCTGGTTGGGAGTCTCTCAGCTTCGAGGCTGAGGCTATTGCTTTGACGCATTCGGTGTGCATGAATCAATTCGCAGTGAACGCCGATTTCGTGAATGAGATCTATTCACTTGCAGGGAAGTTCACATTTCCGGTAAAGGGGAGTGAGATCTCGTTAGGGGGCGGTGTGTTGTTCAAGAACAATCCGTCCAATCCCGATAAAAAACTTCACTTCGATAGTCTAGTTGCAACTCTTGAGCTAGGTGAGTGCAAACCTATCCCGCAGACGCCCCTTTGCTTCAAGGCACTTTCCCTCTCCACAAGCGGTTGGTCCAATCCCAATGCTAATGGTAGAGCCGTACGCGCTGCTGTAACGTTGAACTCTATCGAACAGGTTATCCTTGATCGTGCACGGTGGATCGAAACACTCTTTGGTGAACCAACGATCTGTGAACTCGAAGGCACTGTTGAATACCGTCACCCATTGATCTTTACCGGTTCCATCGGAGCCAAGTTCTTCAAGCTTAAGAAGATCTCTGCGTCCAAGCCATGGCAGATGGAGGGGCTTCATACGGCCTATGTAGACTTCAACAACAGCATTGGTATTTCCGGGTCGTATCGGATCGGACACCTCGGACTCGACGACTATTTCCTCTCGGCGAACGGAGCAATGACGTTCTTCTGGAATCCAACGATCGGAGCATCGGCAACGGTTACAGGGCTCATCCGCATACCGGCACCAGGGCCTGAGGTTCTCGATATACCTGTTGGCGGAACAATTCTCAGATTCATGTCGCTTTCTGGACTGATTCCTCAAACGCTGGGCACTGCCAGTGCTTCAGTGCTTGTGAATGAAGACAATGGCTTCCGCATCACGGCAAGCGTTGATGTAACGCAACACCCTATTGATTTCGTCCGCTCATTTGGGAGAATGAGCATGGACTTCAAATTCAAGGACACCCTCAGCTTCACCACACGTAGAGACACGCTTGGTGCGATGCGCGTTTCTCGTAAGCTCGAAGACCTAGCACAAGGTGCAGCGCAGCCCGTGGACACGATCATCGTAGACAACACCATTGAGCGGGTGTTCGTGATGATCAGCGGGAAGACAACGGCACCAGTATCACGCCTCACGTCGCCTGATGGAACGAACTACGATGCCACCTCACCGGATTCCACGGTACAACGATTCTCAACGCCTGGTAATGAGATGACGGCATGGACAATTGTTAACCCAGTAGAGGGGAACTGGATACTCACGCTCACGTCGCCGCAAGAGGGAGATGAAGTAGAAGTAACATCGAATCGCAAGTCCACAGCATTTGCGATCTCATCAACTGCCGCCGACCGTACAGCTACGGTCACATGGGAGCCAACAACGCATACATCATCAAGCGACGAAGTACGGATCTTCCTCGACACAGACATGAGTGGTTACAATGGCGTGTTTGTTGGTCAGGTGGCGGAGAATGCCGGTACCTATACCTTTACCGTTCCGGACGAGATGACCGAGTGCACCTACTATTTCCACGCAACGCGTAATGTGGCTGGTCAGCCCCTTACCAGTGCCTATGCAACAACACCGATCACTACGGCAGGAACCGGAGTAGCATCACCGATCGAAGTTCGCGCAGTCTCCAACCAGTCAGGACGCACGTCAGTCTCATGGCGCATGTCTCCGGGCAGTCTCGTGAACGGCTTCCTCATCTACGTGCGTGACAGCGAGGGTGTTGATTCACTCTACGCCACGGCATTTGCAGAAGACAGGCTTGTGATGATCGACATTGTCAACCATGCAGCAAAACAGATCGTGATCATTGCCTTTGATAAGAATGGAAGTCGTGGTTGTGCAACGCAGGCACTTCCTATCACTACCGGTATCGAGGAAGAGCAATACGTTGTAACGGGGGAGAACTCGCAGATCGATGCAAGTATTGTTCCGAATCCAACGAACGGTCACACTACTATCCGCTTCACATGTGGTGCTGACGTGCGGGCCAGTGCAACCATCGATATCATCACTGTTGTTGGTCAGAAGATTGCAACACTCATTGTAGCCGATCCATCAACAGGATGGAATCAAGTAGAGTGGGATGCTCGCGGTGTGAACGCAGGCACCTACTATGTGAGGATCGAGCATTCAAATGGTCAGGCCATTGTACCAATTGTGGTGGTGAAGTAA